In Ruminiclostridium papyrosolvens DSM 2782, the following proteins share a genomic window:
- a CDS encoding rod shape-determining protein yields MSFFARDIGIDLGTANTLVHVKGKGIVVREPSVVAVNIKNNEVLAVGEAAKEMIGRTPGNIVAIRPMKDGVIADFDITQNMIKYFIKKAMTQGKFSKPRVVICVPSGVTEVEKRAVEDATLQAGAKEAYLIEEPMAAAIGAELPVEEPYGSMVVDIGGGTSEVAVISLGGIVTSKSLRIAGDELDESIAHYIKKEYSLMIGERSAEQIKVTIGSAFPKAKEEKMMIRGRDLITGLPKNIEITSTEINEALKEPVNAIIDSIKYTLEKTPPELASDIMDRGIMLTGGGALLDGLDKLIKQETGMPVSIAENPLDCVALGTGKVLEEIETLKKVLLSPQRLK; encoded by the coding sequence ATGAGTTTTTTTGCAAGAGATATTGGTATAGATTTGGGAACTGCGAATACATTGGTACATGTAAAAGGAAAGGGAATCGTTGTCAGAGAGCCGTCTGTTGTAGCAGTTAACATTAAAAATAACGAAGTGTTGGCGGTAGGAGAAGCCGCAAAGGAAATGATTGGTCGTACGCCGGGTAATATTGTAGCAATCAGACCAATGAAAGATGGTGTTATAGCTGATTTTGACATAACTCAGAATATGATAAAGTACTTTATAAAAAAGGCTATGACTCAAGGCAAATTCAGTAAGCCAAGAGTTGTAATATGTGTTCCGTCAGGTGTTACAGAGGTTGAAAAGAGAGCTGTTGAAGATGCGACACTACAGGCTGGTGCAAAAGAGGCCTACCTTATTGAGGAACCCATGGCTGCTGCCATAGGAGCAGAGCTGCCCGTAGAAGAACCATACGGAAGCATGGTTGTTGATATCGGCGGAGGTACTTCGGAGGTTGCGGTAATATCTCTTGGTGGAATAGTTACAAGTAAATCACTGAGAATTGCCGGGGACGAATTGGACGAATCAATCGCCCACTACATTAAAAAAGAATACAGCCTTATGATAGGTGAGCGTTCGGCGGAGCAAATCAAAGTTACAATAGGAAGTGCTTTTCCGAAAGCAAAGGAAGAAAAAATGATGATAAGAGGAAGAGACCTGATTACAGGCTTGCCAAAAAACATTGAAATAACTTCCACAGAAATAAATGAAGCATTGAAGGAGCCTGTCAATGCCATAATAGATTCAATAAAATATACCCTTGAGAAAACACCACCTGAGTTGGCTTCGGATATAATGGACAGGGGAATAATGCTCACAGGCGGAGGGGCACTTTTAGACGGTTTGGATAAGCTGATAAAGCAAGAGACAGGTATGCCGGTTTCAATAGCTGAAAATCCTCTGGATTGCGTTGCTTTGGGAACAGGCAAAGTTCTGGAGGAAATAGAGACACTGAAAAAGGTTCTTTTATCGCCACAGAGATTAAAATAA
- the mreC gene encoding rod shape-determining protein MreC yields MKYFKSRALVITIIILILIVCIGLTMNPASNINWIGNLISVPFTSVEKAFSYTGQKIEDGINLFDNVHKLQAENKELREKVDTLNNERTEFLRLKRENEDLRKVFDLKDQLAESEFVGANIIARDGGNLFNIFLTDKGSANGIDYNMPVITSKGLVGKVVSAQPFSSKIISILEDGSSVSAIVAKSGDYVVVKGDIKLEKEGLCKLEYIPAELDLIQGDIIETSGIGGIYPKGITIGTVKEIRSGESDRDKYAIIQPAVDLKRINQVVILKNKKAQSKSEMENADK; encoded by the coding sequence TTGAAGTATTTTAAAAGCAGGGCATTGGTAATTACAATAATAATATTAATTCTTATTGTGTGTATAGGCTTGACCATGAATCCGGCAAGTAACATAAACTGGATTGGGAACTTGATTTCAGTACCCTTTACATCTGTTGAAAAAGCATTTTCGTATACGGGACAGAAGATTGAAGATGGGATAAATCTTTTTGACAATGTTCATAAGTTACAGGCTGAAAACAAGGAATTAAGAGAAAAAGTTGACACGTTAAATAATGAAAGAACCGAGTTTTTAAGGCTGAAAAGGGAAAATGAAGATTTGCGTAAGGTTTTTGATTTAAAAGATCAGCTTGCAGAATCTGAATTTGTTGGTGCCAATATAATAGCTCGGGACGGCGGAAATCTCTTTAATATTTTTTTAACGGATAAAGGGTCTGCCAACGGAATTGATTATAATATGCCGGTTATTACCAGCAAGGGTTTGGTTGGAAAAGTAGTGTCTGCACAGCCTTTCTCATCCAAAATCATAAGTATTTTAGAAGACGGCAGTTCTGTAAGTGCCATAGTTGCCAAAAGTGGTGATTATGTTGTTGTAAAAGGAGACATTAAGCTGGAAAAGGAAGGTCTGTGCAAGCTGGAATATATTCCTGCGGAGCTGGACCTGATTCAGGGAGATATAATAGAAACATCCGGAATCGGAGGTATTTACCCAAAGGGTATTACCATAGGAACCGTTAAGGAAATAAGATCCGGAGAAAGTGACCGTGACAAGTATGCTATTATTCAACCGGCGGTTGATTTAAAAAGAATAAATCAGGTGGTAATACTCAAAAATAAGAAAGCACAATCAAAGTCAGAAATGGAAAATGCAGACAAATGA
- the mreD gene encoding rod shape-determining protein MreD yields MRKKVILYAILIFIVVTAQVTLLNNIAIFGVSPNLVIILIVSISLLEGKTDGAVVGFSAGLCMDAVIGVALGYHALVGMLLGFLLGNINKRLFKENILVMAFCTFLSTYIFESAILFASFLLGLKIEFIATLKTVILPESLVNCVLGIVIFVVIILLDRKFLEIEEKNRY; encoded by the coding sequence ATGAGAAAAAAAGTAATTTTGTATGCTATACTTATATTCATAGTTGTAACTGCACAGGTTACTTTACTGAATAACATTGCAATTTTCGGGGTATCTCCTAATCTTGTGATTATTTTAATAGTTAGCATTTCACTGCTGGAAGGCAAGACGGACGGTGCTGTTGTCGGCTTTTCTGCCGGGTTGTGCATGGATGCCGTAATAGGTGTGGCCTTGGGATATCATGCTCTTGTAGGTATGCTTCTGGGGTTTTTATTGGGTAATATAAACAAAAGGCTTTTCAAGGAAAATATACTTGTAATGGCTTTTTGTACTTTTTTATCTACATATATTTTTGAGTCAGCCATTTTATTTGCATCATTTTTGCTGGGTCTTAAAATCGAATTTATTGCAACCTTGAAAACTGTTATTTTACCTGAATCACTGGTAAACTGTGTATTAGGTATCGTTATATTTGTAGTTATAATATTGTTGGATAGGAAATTTTTAGAGATTGAAGAAAAGAACAGGTACTAA
- a CDS encoding penicillin-binding transpeptidase domain-containing protein, protein MKQFFKDRYTIVGIVIVLIFSVMVYQLANMQLVQGENYYTQSQNKIMRSTTILAERGNILDRFGVPVAVNSTSYSVLLMDTGLGSKKLNEMMLKIIKVLEKNGDSYNKTFSKYFTYPVGFGTMLKNNQNRRKTLKTMTGYEFKDFDQKSTPEEVYEYVKDMVFKVDDKYSEKDAYDIMTLRFQGISMVPVLADSISTNTIAELEERSDEFPGIVIQSVPSRKYVDAKYAGQLIGHVGPIDADELAKNSDAGYKMTDTIGKSGVELTTEGYLRGTNGFRRVEIDDNGKPRIVSEEAVKPGSNVVLTIDMGLQKVAMDSLAKNIKLIRESNNNKKNRHDAFAGAAVAIDVNTGEVLALANYPSYDPSIFIADPDDKVARKAKADLGDPKNTTTSEYNRAIAGIYTPGSTFKPLIGIAALEEGKTTPYETYFDKGYETYDGMALKSIEYNQYGVGLGTVNLITAIQKSSNPYFYNRGNRVGIDNIVKWAKRFGLGQKTGIDLLGESKGIISSREYKKKVEPYPWTAADTAQTSIGQMYNSFTPIQLANYAATIANGGKHLKPHVIKRVVKFDGSIVTETKPEYEIIPVKNENMKAIQQGMIAVANATDGTAANTFTDLKPIKVAGKTGTAETGREATQSSNALFICYAPADKPQIAVAVVVERGVFGAYTAPIAKDILKYYFDSNGTNNKDYTVKADIVQLTK, encoded by the coding sequence ATGAAACAGTTTTTTAAAGACAGATACACTATTGTGGGAATAGTAATTGTTCTGATATTCTCTGTAATGGTTTACCAGTTGGCAAACATGCAGCTGGTTCAGGGGGAAAATTACTATACACAGTCCCAAAATAAAATAATGAGATCAACAACCATTCTGGCGGAACGTGGGAATATACTTGACAGGTTTGGTGTTCCTGTAGCTGTTAATTCTACCAGCTATTCCGTTTTATTAATGGATACAGGGCTTGGCTCAAAAAAGCTCAATGAAATGATGCTTAAAATTATAAAAGTTCTTGAAAAGAATGGCGACTCATACAACAAAACTTTCTCAAAGTATTTCACCTACCCGGTGGGGTTTGGAACTATGCTGAAGAATAATCAAAACCGAAGAAAAACCCTTAAAACTATGACAGGATATGAGTTCAAGGACTTTGATCAGAAATCTACACCGGAAGAAGTGTATGAATATGTCAAGGATATGGTGTTCAAAGTTGACGACAAGTACTCCGAAAAGGATGCTTATGATATTATGACTCTCAGGTTCCAAGGAATATCAATGGTTCCGGTCCTTGCTGATTCAATCAGTACCAACACAATTGCAGAGTTGGAAGAACGGAGTGACGAATTTCCCGGGATAGTTATACAGAGTGTACCCAGCAGGAAGTACGTTGATGCGAAGTATGCAGGACAGTTAATAGGTCATGTAGGGCCGATAGATGCTGATGAACTGGCTAAAAACAGTGACGCAGGCTATAAAATGACGGATACAATAGGTAAGTCGGGAGTAGAACTGACTACCGAAGGTTACCTGAGAGGCACTAACGGCTTCAGGCGTGTTGAGATAGACGATAACGGGAAGCCTAGAATTGTCAGTGAAGAAGCGGTAAAGCCGGGCAGTAACGTTGTTTTAACTATTGACATGGGACTCCAAAAGGTAGCGATGGATTCTCTTGCAAAAAATATAAAACTTATACGAGAGTCCAATAACAACAAAAAAAATCGCCACGATGCATTTGCAGGGGCAGCAGTTGCCATAGATGTAAATACGGGGGAAGTACTTGCATTGGCAAATTATCCCAGTTACGACCCCTCCATATTTATTGCAGACCCTGATGATAAGGTTGCAAGAAAAGCAAAAGCGGACTTGGGAGACCCTAAAAATACAACAACTTCGGAGTATAACAGAGCCATTGCCGGAATCTATACACCGGGTTCAACCTTTAAGCCCCTGATTGGAATTGCAGCACTAGAGGAAGGAAAAACAACTCCATACGAAACATATTTTGATAAAGGCTACGAAACATATGATGGTATGGCGCTAAAGTCAATTGAGTACAACCAATATGGCGTAGGTCTTGGAACGGTTAATCTCATAACTGCAATACAAAAGTCATCAAATCCTTATTTTTATAATCGTGGCAACAGAGTGGGAATTGATAATATAGTAAAATGGGCTAAAAGATTCGGCTTGGGACAAAAGACAGGAATAGACCTTTTGGGTGAAAGTAAGGGGATTATCTCCTCAAGAGAGTATAAAAAGAAAGTTGAGCCATATCCCTGGACTGCTGCCGACACCGCACAAACATCAATCGGACAGATGTATAACAGCTTTACCCCAATACAGCTTGCAAACTATGCTGCCACCATTGCAAACGGAGGCAAGCATTTAAAACCTCACGTTATAAAGAGAGTTGTAAAGTTTGACGGCTCTATCGTAACTGAAACAAAGCCGGAATATGAAATAATTCCGGTTAAGAATGAAAATATGAAAGCAATTCAGCAGGGCATGATAGCGGTTGCCAATGCTACAGACGGAACTGCGGCAAATACTTTCACTGACTTAAAGCCTATAAAGGTTGCAGGAAAAACAGGTACTGCCGAAACAGGAAGGGAAGCAACTCAGTCCTCAAATGCATTATTTATATGCTACGCTCCTGCCGACAAGCCTCAGATAGCTGTCGCCGTAGTAGTTGAAAGAGGTGTATTCGGTGCTTATACAGCACCTATTGCAAAGGATATACTTAAATATTACTTTGATTCAAACGGAACAAACAATAAAGATTATACTGTTAAAGCAGATATAGTCCAATTGACCAAGTAA
- the minC gene encoding septum site-determining protein MinC: MDESSVTFKGTVNGLTIILKNETEFSEIVQCMRDKVNSAGKFFRGAKLAVKYKGRSITEEEKSQLLEILVRESGARIESFEEDKEQVQAAANKVSADKPVERKNQIKKYMFFKGIEEGQTKFYRGTVRSGQLINFDGNLVILGDVNPGAVIEATGNIIVMGLLRGVVHAGSDGNKEAIVAALGLNPTQLRIADIITRPPDEKGGAGNSLPELAYIKDETLYVERFLPAR, encoded by the coding sequence ATGGATGAAAGTTCAGTAACTTTTAAAGGGACTGTAAACGGATTGACAATTATTTTAAAGAATGAGACGGAATTTAGTGAGATTGTACAGTGTATGAGGGACAAAGTGAATTCCGCAGGTAAATTCTTCAGAGGTGCAAAACTTGCAGTAAAGTATAAAGGAAGAAGCATTACTGAAGAAGAAAAATCCCAACTGTTGGAAATACTTGTAAGAGAAAGCGGAGCCAGAATAGAATCATTTGAAGAAGATAAGGAACAGGTTCAAGCGGCAGCTAATAAGGTTTCAGCGGACAAGCCTGTTGAAAGAAAGAATCAGATAAAAAAGTATATGTTCTTTAAGGGAATAGAAGAAGGACAGACAAAGTTTTACAGAGGAACTGTCCGTTCCGGGCAATTGATAAATTTTGACGGAAATCTGGTAATTTTAGGAGATGTCAATCCCGGAGCAGTAATCGAGGCTACCGGAAATATAATTGTAATGGGATTACTCAGAGGAGTTGTACATGCAGGCAGTGACGGAAACAAGGAAGCTATAGTGGCGGCCTTGGGTCTGAACCCCACACAGTTGAGAATAGCAGACATTATAACACGTCCTCCCGATGAAAAAGGAGGAGCTGGAAATTCTTTGCCCGAACTGGCGTATATAAAGGATGAAACCCTTTATGTAGAAAGGTTTTTACCTGCAAGATAG
- the minD gene encoding septum site-determining protein MinD: MGEVIVITSGKGGVGKTTTTANIGTGLALAGKKVVLIDTDIGLRNLDVVMGLENRIVYDLVDVIEGVCRVKQALIKDKRYEGLYLLPAAQTRDKSSVTPEQMINLVNELKNEFDYIIIDCPAGIEQGFKNAIAGANRAIVVTTPEVSAVRDADRIVGLLEANELRNPKLLINRVRIDMVKRGDMMTIDDIIDILAIDLIGVVPDDEKIVVSTNKGEPAVTDDKSLAGQAYRNVTRRIQGEDVPIMNLDTDEGFLNKFRKLLGFKNT, from the coding sequence ATGGGCGAGGTAATTGTAATTACATCCGGAAAGGGTGGAGTAGGTAAGACTACAACAACTGCCAATATTGGTACTGGCCTGGCACTGGCAGGTAAAAAAGTAGTACTTATAGATACTGATATAGGACTAAGAAATCTGGATGTTGTCATGGGACTGGAAAACAGAATCGTATACGATTTGGTTGACGTTATTGAAGGAGTTTGCAGAGTTAAGCAGGCCCTGATAAAGGATAAAAGATATGAAGGCTTGTATCTTCTGCCCGCAGCACAGACAAGAGATAAGTCATCAGTAACACCGGAACAGATGATTAATCTTGTAAATGAATTAAAAAATGAATTTGATTACATAATAATAGATTGTCCGGCAGGAATAGAGCAAGGCTTTAAAAATGCAATTGCCGGAGCAAACAGAGCAATAGTAGTAACTACTCCAGAGGTTTCAGCAGTAAGGGATGCTGACCGTATTGTAGGGTTACTTGAAGCAAATGAACTGAGGAATCCAAAGCTTTTGATAAACAGGGTAAGAATTGATATGGTTAAGCGCGGAGATATGATGACCATTGACGATATCATTGATATACTTGCTATTGACTTAATAGGTGTTGTACCTGATGATGAAAAGATTGTTGTGTCTACTAACAAAGGTGAGCCTGCGGTAACTGATGATAAATCACTTGCAGGACAAGCATACAGGAACGTAACAAGAAGAATACAAGGCGAAGATGTACCCATTATGAACCTTGATACTGATGAAGGGTTTTTGAATAAGTTTAGAAAATTGCTGGGATTTAAAAATACATAA
- the minE gene encoding cell division topological specificity factor MinE has product MLIDFSKIFGRSKPSKDVAKERLQLVLIHDRANVSPEFLEMVKGEIIKVIQHYMEIDESALDIQLTRTKSEEGDRVVPALIANIPIKSVKNAGK; this is encoded by the coding sequence ATGCTGATAGATTTCTCTAAAATCTTTGGCAGATCCAAGCCGTCTAAGGATGTAGCCAAAGAAAGGCTTCAGTTGGTGCTGATTCATGACAGAGCTAACGTTTCTCCTGAATTTTTAGAAATGGTTAAGGGTGAAATAATTAAGGTAATACAACATTATATGGAAATTGACGAGAGTGCACTTGATATACAATTAACCAGAACCAAGAGTGAAGAAGGCGACAGAGTGGTTCCTGCTCTGATTGCAAATATTCCAATAAAAAGTGTAAAAAATGCAGGCAAATAA
- a CDS encoding methylglyoxal synthase codes for MNIAFIAHDNKKELMASFCIAYKSILHEHHIIATRSTGIMINKATGLNVNLLAYGSLGAQQLSARIACDEIDLLIYFRDANIEEDHNNYLLFKHCDVNNIPFATNIASAEVLIKGLERGDLAWRELLRQD; via the coding sequence ATGAATATAGCATTTATAGCTCATGATAACAAAAAAGAATTAATGGCAAGCTTTTGTATAGCTTACAAGTCAATTCTTCATGAACATCATATAATAGCGACACGATCTACAGGTATTATGATCAATAAAGCCACAGGGTTGAATGTTAATCTTCTTGCGTACGGCAGTCTGGGTGCACAGCAGTTATCAGCCAGGATTGCTTGCGATGAAATTGATTTACTGATTTATTTCAGGGATGCAAATATTGAAGAGGACCATAATAATTACCTGTTATTCAAGCATTGTGATGTAAACAACATTCCTTTTGCTACAAATATAGCATCTGCCGAGGTTCTTATAAAGGGTCTTGAGCGTGGAGACCTTGCGTGGAGGGAACTACTTAGGCAGGATTAA
- a CDS encoding M23 family metallopeptidase: MDEIIERPKYSRPTGNPRRNRRNPNSDLISTIAAARMLIAVVFLSAIALCKAANTPATDAFVSKVKVVTTVNYDVNKYIMSAADTLGIKLPEDGGKLQKLVKGGDVAEGSDTQASAVINKTDSSNTANPASGTSSSSATTDSKSVAGSDMQVLDDIEIKSIADKYSFIVPIKGEIISPFGTRTDPLSGNPQFHSGIDIEANMGTSIKAALAGEVTEVGSNPEYDKYVKIKHNGGITTLYGHCSILVAKVGQKVNQGDVIAKVGNSEDESSSNLHFEVWKDNKLINPGKLFDLINGGN, translated from the coding sequence ATGGACGAAATTATTGAAAGACCGAAATATTCCCGACCGACCGGTAATCCCCGGAGAAACAGAAGAAATCCAAACAGCGATCTTATTTCAACAATTGCAGCCGCACGAATGCTGATTGCAGTAGTTTTTTTATCTGCAATTGCCTTGTGCAAGGCAGCAAATACGCCTGCAACAGATGCCTTTGTATCAAAGGTTAAAGTAGTTACAACTGTAAACTATGATGTAAATAAATATATTATGAGTGCGGCTGATACATTAGGGATAAAACTGCCGGAAGATGGAGGTAAGCTTCAAAAACTGGTAAAAGGCGGAGATGTTGCCGAGGGTAGTGATACTCAGGCTTCAGCAGTTATAAATAAGACTGATTCAAGTAATACAGCTAATCCTGCATCCGGTACAAGCAGCAGTTCTGCGACTACTGACAGCAAATCGGTGGCGGGAAGTGATATGCAGGTTCTGGACGATATTGAAATAAAGAGCATTGCAGATAAATATTCTTTTATAGTTCCTATTAAAGGTGAGATAATTTCACCCTTTGGAACAAGGACGGACCCTTTAAGCGGTAATCCTCAATTTCATTCAGGCATTGATATAGAGGCAAATATGGGAACATCTATTAAAGCAGCACTGGCAGGAGAGGTTACTGAGGTAGGCTCAAATCCTGAATATGACAAATATGTTAAAATAAAGCATAATGGGGGTATAACCACTCTTTACGGGCATTGCTCAATTCTGGTTGCAAAGGTAGGACAAAAGGTCAATCAAGGAGATGTAATTGCAAAGGTTGGTAATTCCGAGGATGAGTCAAGTTCAAATCTGCATTTTGAAGTATGGAAGGACAACAAGCTGATTAATCCGGGAAAGCTCTTTGACCTTATTAACGGAGGTAACTAA
- a CDS encoding site-2 protease family protein, whose amino-acid sequence MPHIDFRLKGTRLQIDLLIIPVFLAAIIGKIFVAYSMTLGFIICHELGHIAAGVMCGAGLSSFRLLPVGVNAAIDDFLCRKSQKILIYISGPLVNVVFAIIIYCVHRWKTPAGGLVSVNIMLAITINLWLAIFNLIPIPPLDGGRIAIELLADKMGLFRANRLMNTFSLFFSIVIICIGTVVLIKSRYNGSLVLIGVYIIFLLKKSKKEAAILNMKNFILKRSAIIRKGIFPVREVAVMEDVKILDLVKKMDYSNVFHIVKVLDNDLNVIASITEQDILNSLMKGVSDITVGEIIAKKI is encoded by the coding sequence TTGCCACATATTGATTTCCGTCTCAAAGGAACAAGGCTCCAGATAGATTTATTGATTATTCCTGTATTTCTGGCGGCAATCATAGGAAAAATTTTTGTTGCATATTCTATGACTCTGGGTTTTATTATTTGTCATGAACTTGGGCATATTGCTGCAGGGGTAATGTGTGGAGCCGGACTCAGTAGCTTCCGTCTTTTACCTGTAGGCGTTAATGCTGCTATTGATGATTTTTTGTGCAGAAAGTCTCAGAAAATTCTGATTTATATCTCAGGCCCTTTGGTAAATGTGGTTTTTGCAATAATTATATACTGTGTACATAGGTGGAAGACTCCGGCAGGGGGACTTGTAAGTGTAAATATTATGCTGGCCATAACAATAAATTTATGGCTGGCTATTTTTAATTTGATTCCGATCCCTCCCCTTGACGGCGGCAGAATAGCAATAGAACTTCTGGCGGATAAGATGGGCTTATTTCGAGCCAACAGACTTATGAATACATTTTCACTGTTTTTTTCAATTGTGATTATTTGTATCGGAACGGTGGTATTAATTAAGAGTAGATACAATGGGAGTCTTGTTTTGATTGGAGTTTATATTATTTTCCTTTTAAAGAAAAGCAAAAAGGAGGCTGCCATATTGAATATGAAGAACTTCATTTTAAAACGTTCGGCTATTATTAGAAAAGGTATTTTTCCCGTGAGAGAAGTTGCGGTTATGGAAGATGTAAAGATACTGGATTTAGTAAAAAAGATGGATTATTCCAATGTATTTCATATAGTTAAGGTATTGGATAATGACTTGAATGTTATAGCATCCATAACAGAACAGGATATTCTGAATTCACTTATGAAAGGTGTTTCAGACATTACAGTAGGTGAAATTATAGCAAAAAAAATATAA
- a CDS encoding sulfide/dihydroorotate dehydrogenase-like FAD/NAD-binding protein, whose product MFKIVKKQVLNPQVVLMSIDAPLIAKKAEPGQFIIFRIAEGGERIPLTIADYDREVGTVTIIYQIVGKTTRELSEMNEGDSLLDFVGPLGVASHLDGYKKVAVIGGGLGSAIAYPQAKKLHSLGAEVHAITGFRNKDLIILEEEMEKVSNKLIVATDDGSNGNKGFVTNVLKQLIDEGNKYDLVIAIGPLVMMKAVSNLTREYGIKTLVSMNPVMIDGTGMCGGCRLTVGGKTKFACVDGPDFDGHEVDFDEAMRRQNMYKKQEKESTDIHVCRLGGAKNA is encoded by the coding sequence ATGTTTAAAATAGTTAAAAAACAAGTGTTGAATCCTCAAGTAGTTTTAATGTCAATAGACGCACCATTAATAGCGAAGAAGGCTGAGCCGGGACAATTTATCATTTTTAGAATAGCTGAAGGGGGAGAAAGAATACCCCTTACTATAGCTGATTATGACAGGGAAGTCGGTACTGTTACGATTATATATCAGATAGTCGGTAAGACCACAAGAGAACTGTCTGAAATGAACGAGGGAGATAGTCTTTTGGATTTTGTAGGGCCTCTGGGAGTTGCATCACATCTTGACGGCTATAAAAAGGTTGCTGTTATCGGAGGAGGTCTTGGAAGTGCCATAGCCTATCCGCAAGCCAAAAAGCTTCACAGCCTTGGGGCAGAAGTTCATGCAATTACAGGTTTTAGAAATAAAGACCTTATTATTCTTGAAGAAGAAATGGAAAAGGTTAGCAACAAGCTGATTGTAGCAACAGATGACGGGTCAAATGGAAATAAAGGTTTTGTTACTAATGTTTTAAAACAACTCATTGATGAAGGAAACAAATATGATTTGGTTATTGCTATAGGGCCACTTGTAATGATGAAGGCTGTCAGCAACCTCACCAGAGAATATGGTATTAAGACATTGGTAAGCATGAACCCGGTAATGATAGACGGAACAGGCATGTGCGGAGGCTGCAGGCTCACGGTCGGCGGGAAGACAAAATTTGCTTGTGTAGACGGTCCTGATTTTGACGGACATGAAGTGGATTTTGATGAAGCAATGAGAAGACAGAATATGTACAAAAAACAGGAGAAAGAATCCACTGATATTCATGTATGCAGACTTGGGGGTGCAAAAAATGCCTAA